A region from the Stutzerimonas stutzeri genome encodes:
- a CDS encoding ABC transporter ATP-binding protein encodes MLELRIDGAAATHPVLGSIDVKVAAGDRICLLGPSGVGKTTLLNAIAGLDPRLAPSASTGSRPRVGYLFQEHRLLPWRTVRQNLAMVGAGAVEIDRLLSAVGLLEAADRLPDQLSLGMARRAALARSLAIKPDLLLLDEPFASLDPDRAAELRELIARLLDEQPRMAMICVTHDARDADQLANRLWYLSGRPATLRWDRPLTDGACASLISEELRLLGV; translated from the coding sequence ATGCTTGAGTTGCGGATCGACGGCGCCGCGGCGACTCATCCGGTGCTAGGGTCGATTGACGTCAAGGTGGCGGCGGGCGACCGCATCTGCCTGCTCGGCCCCTCGGGCGTCGGCAAGACGACCTTGCTCAACGCCATCGCCGGGCTGGATCCGCGACTGGCTCCGAGCGCTAGCACGGGTTCACGTCCACGGGTTGGCTACCTGTTTCAGGAACACCGCCTGCTGCCCTGGCGCACGGTGCGGCAGAACCTGGCCATGGTCGGAGCCGGCGCTGTCGAGATCGACCGACTGCTGAGTGCGGTCGGGCTGCTCGAGGCGGCTGATCGGCTACCCGATCAACTGTCTTTGGGCATGGCCCGCCGCGCGGCGCTGGCGCGTAGCCTGGCGATCAAACCGGATCTGCTGTTGCTCGACGAACCCTTCGCTTCGCTGGACCCGGATCGTGCCGCCGAGTTGCGCGAGCTGATCGCCCGGCTGCTGGACGAGCAGCCGCGGATGGCGATGATCTGCGTAACCCACGATGCGCGCGATGCCGATCAGCTGGCCAACCGGCTCTGGTACCTCTCCGGTCGGCCTGCAACGCTGCGCTGGGATCGGCCGCTAACCGATGGCGCCTGTGCGAGCCTCATCAGTGAAGAGCTGCGCTTGCTCGGCGTATAG
- a CDS encoding M20/M25/M40 family metallo-hydrolase codes for MRARPSPLAAAVALCFFSLTSLAAELKPDELLKQAEAEQKPYLETVKELVAVDTGTGLEKGLATVSQMLVKRLEALGAKVTTTPATPSAGDNIVGTLKGSGSKNFLLMVHYDTVFGEGTAAKRPFRMDEQRAYGPGVADAKGGVAMILHALEMLKREGFDGYGSITVLFNPDEEMGSSGSKKIIAELARKHDYVFSYEPPDKDAVTTATNGINAVMLEVKGKSSHAGSAPEEGRNAVMELAHQLVQLRDLGDPSKGTTVNWTMIEGGEKRNIIPSSAKAEADMRYSDLSEYDRVLADAKRIVEKQLIDGTTVEVHINKGRPPLAKNAGSEALAKQAQELYGKIGKDIEPIAMRFGTDAGYAYVPDSETPAVLETMGVVGAGLHSDEEYLELASIAPRLYLTVAMIKTLSTAK; via the coding sequence ATGCGCGCTCGTCCCTCCCCGCTCGCGGCCGCCGTTGCCCTGTGCTTCTTCTCCCTGACCAGCCTCGCCGCCGAGCTCAAACCCGACGAGCTGCTCAAGCAGGCCGAGGCCGAGCAGAAGCCCTACCTGGAAACGGTTAAAGAACTGGTCGCCGTCGATACCGGCACCGGGCTGGAAAAGGGCCTGGCGACCGTCAGCCAGATGCTGGTCAAGCGCCTCGAAGCCTTGGGGGCGAAGGTCACGACCACGCCCGCGACGCCTTCGGCAGGCGACAACATCGTCGGCACGCTGAAGGGCTCGGGCAGCAAGAACTTCCTGTTGATGGTCCACTACGACACGGTGTTCGGCGAAGGCACCGCCGCCAAGCGCCCGTTCCGCATGGACGAGCAGCGCGCCTACGGCCCGGGCGTCGCGGATGCCAAAGGCGGCGTGGCGATGATTCTGCACGCGCTGGAAATGCTCAAGCGCGAGGGCTTCGATGGCTACGGCAGCATTACCGTGCTGTTCAACCCGGATGAGGAAATGGGCTCCTCGGGCTCGAAGAAGATCATCGCCGAGCTGGCGCGCAAGCATGACTACGTCTTCTCCTACGAGCCGCCGGACAAGGATGCGGTGACCACGGCCACCAACGGCATCAACGCGGTGATGCTCGAGGTAAAGGGCAAATCATCCCATGCGGGTTCGGCGCCGGAAGAAGGCCGCAACGCCGTGATGGAGCTGGCCCACCAACTGGTGCAGCTGCGTGATTTGGGCGATCCGAGCAAGGGCACCACGGTCAACTGGACCATGATCGAGGGCGGCGAGAAGCGCAACATCATCCCCTCCAGCGCCAAAGCGGAGGCGGACATGCGCTACTCGGATCTCAGCGAGTACGACCGGGTGCTGGCCGATGCCAAGCGCATCGTCGAGAAACAGCTGATCGACGGGACCACAGTCGAGGTGCACATCAATAAAGGCCGTCCGCCGCTGGCGAAAAATGCCGGTTCCGAAGCACTGGCCAAGCAAGCGCAGGAGCTCTACGGCAAGATCGGCAAGGATATCGAGCCCATTGCCATGCGTTTCGGCACCGATGCCGGCTACGCCTACGTCCCGGACAGCGAGACGCCAGCGGTGCTGGAAACCATGGGCGTGGTCGGCGCTGGCCTGCATTCGGACGAGGAATATCTGGAGCTGGCCAGCATCGCACCGCGCCTGTACCTGACGGTGGCGATGATCAAGACTTTGTCGACTGCAAAATAG
- a CDS encoding DUF445 domain-containing protein translates to MSPLQRHWQSPVTRMKLVAGLLLLLAALLYVVATAMEPHHPAWGYLSSFAEAAMVGAIADWFAVTALFRHPLGLPIPHTAIIPRSKARIGKNLSTFITTHFLSTPLVLAKLEALDIGGRLANWLRHPANAAAVGRQLTGMARFGVESLHDERVQQFVREKLVNRVRKVDLAPVCGQVLEMLTRQGKHQAMLDEGLIKLDALLQDDDTRALVADAITAEVRTLRYLGLGKAVGGWSANKFVDGVSAVIAEVANDPEHPLRERFDEHVSEYIERLKYDPGYRLEVERIVAQLLEHPATTDYLQTLWRELTEWLETDLDSPDSRIGKRIVRLTQGLGDSLAADTAMRTWINEQLMAAAPAMLERYRGQIGKYIAQRVENWESRELVEQMEQSVGKDLQYIRINGTLVGGLVGLVLHALTQAAIG, encoded by the coding sequence ATGAGCCCTCTGCAACGCCACTGGCAATCACCGGTCACCCGCATGAAACTGGTGGCCGGTCTTCTTCTGCTACTCGCCGCCCTGCTCTACGTCGTGGCCACCGCGATGGAGCCGCATCATCCGGCCTGGGGTTACCTCTCCTCTTTCGCCGAAGCCGCCATGGTCGGCGCGATTGCCGACTGGTTCGCCGTCACCGCGCTGTTTCGCCACCCGCTCGGTTTGCCGATTCCGCATACGGCGATCATCCCGCGCAGCAAGGCGCGCATCGGGAAGAACCTGTCGACCTTCATCACTACCCACTTCCTCTCGACGCCGCTGGTGCTGGCCAAACTCGAGGCGCTGGATATCGGCGGGCGCCTGGCCAACTGGTTGCGTCATCCGGCCAATGCCGCCGCGGTCGGGCGCCAGCTCACCGGCATGGCGCGGTTCGGCGTCGAGTCCCTGCATGACGAGCGGGTGCAGCAGTTCGTCAGGGAAAAACTGGTCAACCGCGTGCGCAAGGTGGACCTCGCACCGGTCTGCGGTCAGGTGCTGGAAATGCTTACCCGCCAGGGCAAGCATCAGGCGATGCTCGATGAAGGGCTGATCAAGCTCGACGCCCTGTTGCAGGACGACGACACCCGCGCATTGGTGGCCGATGCCATCACGGCCGAGGTGCGCACCTTGCGCTACCTGGGGCTGGGCAAAGCGGTGGGCGGCTGGTCGGCGAACAAATTCGTCGATGGGGTTTCCGCCGTGATCGCCGAGGTCGCCAACGATCCGGAGCACCCACTGCGTGAACGCTTCGACGAGCATGTCAGCGAATACATCGAGCGGCTCAAATATGACCCCGGCTATCGACTGGAAGTCGAGCGCATCGTCGCTCAGCTGCTGGAGCATCCGGCCACCACCGACTACCTGCAAACGCTCTGGCGTGAGCTGACCGAATGGTTAGAGACCGATCTGGACAGCCCGGATTCGCGCATCGGCAAGCGGATCGTGCGCCTGACCCAGGGCCTGGGCGACTCGCTGGCCGCCGACACCGCGATGCGCACCTGGATCAACGAGCAACTGATGGCTGCCGCACCCGCGATGCTCGAGCGCTACCGCGGGCAGATCGGCAAGTACATCGCCCAGCGCGTGGAGAACTGGGAAAGCCGCGAACTGGTCGAGCAGATGGAACAGAGCGTCGGCAAGGACCTGCAATACATCCGCATCAACGGCACGCTGGTCGGTGGCCTGGTCGGGCTGGTCCTGCATGCGCTGACCCAGGCGGCCATCGGTTAG
- a CDS encoding ABC transporter permease, producing the protein MNGSRWTCWLALPVLVVVWGVAALLVDTPLLPSPAAVLRSFWLAVQSGELPHHLLVTLRRVLISFGLAMALGAMLGVWMGRSRVANAVLDPLLVLFLNLPALVTIILLYVWFGLVEAAAVLAVVVNKVPNVAVTLREGARSLDPKLEQMARVYGFSRRQRVVDVWLPQLFPYLMAATRGGLALIWKIVLVVELLGRSDGVGFQLHMAFQVFDVASILAYSLAFIAVVQLIELAALQPLERRASAWREAGLQHA; encoded by the coding sequence GTGAACGGCTCTCGCTGGACCTGCTGGCTGGCATTACCGGTACTCGTGGTGGTCTGGGGAGTCGCGGCGCTGCTGGTCGATACGCCGCTGCTGCCATCGCCGGCGGCCGTGCTGCGCAGCTTCTGGCTGGCCGTGCAGAGCGGCGAATTGCCCCATCATCTGCTGGTCACGTTGCGCCGGGTGTTGATCAGCTTCGGGCTTGCGATGGCCCTGGGCGCAATGTTGGGCGTCTGGATGGGCCGTTCACGGGTGGCCAACGCCGTGCTCGATCCGCTGCTGGTGCTATTTCTCAACCTGCCGGCGCTGGTCACTATCATCCTGCTCTACGTCTGGTTCGGCCTGGTGGAGGCAGCCGCCGTGCTGGCCGTGGTGGTGAATAAAGTGCCGAATGTGGCGGTGACCCTGCGCGAAGGCGCACGCAGCCTGGATCCCAAACTCGAACAGATGGCCAGGGTGTATGGCTTCAGCCGCCGCCAGCGCGTCGTGGACGTCTGGCTGCCGCAGCTGTTTCCGTACCTGATGGCGGCGACCCGCGGCGGCCTGGCGCTGATCTGGAAGATCGTCCTGGTGGTCGAGCTGCTGGGCCGCTCCGATGGCGTCGGCTTTCAGCTGCATATGGCGTTTCAGGTGTTCGACGTGGCGAGCATCCTCGCCTACAGCCTGGCCTTTATTGCGGTGGTGCAGTTGATCGAACTGGCCGCGTTGCAACCCCTCGAACGGCGCGCGTCGGCCTGGCGTGAAGCGGGTCTGCAGCATGCTTGA
- a CDS encoding ABC transporter substrate-binding protein, which yields MMPASWFLTRFFARAFRAAWRCLPAVLVALVPLLAHAQSEQALPVLTLSVLQFGTPHWELDHLKRHGLDKANGFELRVRLVADLPASRLALSSGSVDGAVSDLLWAQQRYEAGNAYRYVPFSSQIGEVLVGADSDIRTLADLRGKRIGVAGGPDGLGWLLLQKAAAAQGVELAREATVQYAAPPLLGQALRRGQLDALLTFWHFSARMRGEGGVRSAFRLADLARTVGLDTDLPILGYLFADAWAREHPDLLQGFARALRQAKRQLTAEPEQWQAIRPLMRADSDAVFAALRDSFVEGIPQPLDKARIDALQRLLILSGAERTAVIPAALFQSEP from the coding sequence ATGATGCCTGCCTCGTGGTTCCTCACCCGGTTCTTCGCCCGCGCCTTCCGTGCGGCGTGGCGCTGCCTGCCTGCGGTTTTGGTGGCCTTGGTCCCGCTGCTTGCGCACGCGCAAAGCGAACAAGCGCTGCCAGTGCTGACACTAAGCGTGTTGCAGTTCGGCACGCCGCATTGGGAGCTCGATCACCTCAAGCGCCACGGGCTGGACAAGGCCAACGGCTTCGAGCTCAGGGTGCGGCTGGTCGCCGATCTGCCGGCGTCGCGTCTGGCGCTCAGCAGTGGCAGCGTCGATGGCGCGGTGAGCGACCTGCTCTGGGCGCAGCAACGCTACGAAGCCGGCAACGCCTATCGTTACGTGCCGTTTTCCTCGCAGATCGGTGAAGTGCTGGTCGGTGCCGACAGCGATATCCGTACCTTGGCGGACCTGCGCGGCAAGCGCATCGGCGTGGCCGGCGGCCCGGATGGGCTCGGCTGGTTGCTGTTGCAGAAGGCGGCTGCGGCGCAGGGAGTCGAGCTGGCGCGCGAGGCGACCGTGCAATACGCCGCGCCTCCTTTGCTCGGCCAGGCGCTACGCCGCGGCCAGTTGGATGCTCTGCTGACGTTCTGGCATTTCTCGGCGCGCATGCGCGGTGAGGGCGGGGTGCGCAGTGCGTTTCGCCTGGCTGATCTGGCCCGCACGGTCGGTCTCGACACTGATCTGCCGATCCTCGGCTACCTGTTTGCCGATGCCTGGGCGCGCGAGCATCCGGACCTGCTTCAGGGCTTCGCCCGCGCGCTACGCCAGGCCAAGCGCCAGCTGACCGCCGAGCCCGAGCAATGGCAGGCGATCCGGCCGCTGATGCGCGCAGACAGCGACGCGGTATTCGCCGCGCTGCGCGACAGTTTCGTCGAAGGAATTCCCCAGCCCCTCGACAAGGCCCGCATCGATGCGCTGCAGCGGCTGCTGATCCTAAGCGGAGCCGAGCGGACCGCCGTAATTCCCGCCGCACTGTTCCAGAGCGAGCCGTGA
- a CDS encoding 3-isopropylmalate dehydratase large subunit, which yields MRPMLALIPLLALAGCSSWQADPADIKPVPEERLRGYQVPVANGGELVVTRDFGLRGGGCYVAVKVDRQLAARIHVGEQVHLQVPAGMHIVSIESDPEDDTLCGKGSLLRERTAQVEQGATLQFRISADNRIGFDIQQVDAE from the coding sequence ATGCGCCCCATGCTCGCCCTCATCCCGTTGCTGGCCCTGGCCGGTTGCTCGTCCTGGCAGGCCGACCCGGCGGACATCAAACCGGTGCCCGAGGAGCGGTTGCGTGGCTATCAGGTACCTGTGGCCAACGGCGGTGAGCTGGTGGTGACCCGTGACTTCGGCCTGCGCGGCGGTGGTTGCTACGTAGCGGTCAAGGTCGACCGCCAGCTGGCGGCGCGTATTCACGTCGGCGAACAAGTGCACTTGCAGGTGCCGGCCGGGATGCACATCGTCAGCATCGAGTCCGACCCGGAAGACGACACCCTGTGTGGCAAGGGCAGTCTGTTACGCGAGAGGACTGCGCAGGTCGAGCAGGGCGCCACGCTGCAGTTTCGCATCAGCGCCGACAACCGCATCGGTTTCGATATCCAGCAAGTGGACGCCGAATAA
- a CDS encoding putative bifunctional diguanylate cyclase/phosphodiesterase, with protein sequence MLDNITFRLFRLSQSSIDLLVIAVIGIAALGLFVEIELYETINRFHATHEAWEADEIFMALLVLGWCGFAFGARRVIELKKEIRSRRQAELAAHLLATHDSLTTLPNRRGLELSFAGNMRCLDEPFFVVLFDLDGFKAVNDVHGHAIGDQLLQTIAQRLGIALPEGDFACRLGGDEFALVLRSTKTPAAALQLIEQLAGIISQPVVLDSVRLVVHSTYGVAQFPQDGQALDELMRRADLALYQGKHGGKKVIRFFDNTTDQHLEEQSRAAQLVREALDNGYLRTVYQPIVSLADQQVVGFEALARLHHPVHGEVSPVQFIPAAEQSGLIRELTSRLLEIACTDALAWPAQLHLSFNLSAHDLQDIDLPERIMTILERVGFPPQRLEVEVTETAIVKDIPLARKHLDTLRALGILIVIDDFGTGYSSLAQISRFSFDKLKIDREFISAMCDSDKDGKIVRSMIHLSDGLAMPAVAEGIENIGQLEWLHRAGCHFGQGYYFSRAVDAEAVQALLAESASDRLGGKRPGHAAG encoded by the coding sequence ATGCTCGACAACATCACTTTTCGCCTGTTTCGTCTAAGCCAGAGCAGCATCGACCTGCTCGTTATCGCGGTTATCGGCATCGCCGCGTTGGGGCTGTTCGTTGAAATCGAACTCTATGAAACGATCAACCGGTTCCACGCCACCCATGAGGCATGGGAGGCGGACGAAATATTCATGGCGTTGCTGGTGCTCGGCTGGTGCGGCTTCGCGTTCGGCGCGCGCCGTGTGATCGAGCTCAAGAAGGAGATCCGCAGCCGCAGGCAGGCCGAGCTGGCAGCGCACCTGCTGGCCACCCACGACTCGCTGACGACGCTACCCAACCGGCGCGGGCTGGAGCTGAGTTTCGCTGGAAACATGCGATGCCTAGACGAGCCGTTTTTCGTAGTCCTGTTCGACCTCGACGGCTTCAAGGCGGTGAACGACGTCCACGGCCACGCGATTGGCGACCAGTTGCTGCAGACCATTGCCCAGCGCCTGGGTATTGCCTTGCCCGAAGGCGACTTCGCCTGCCGGCTGGGCGGCGATGAATTCGCCCTGGTGTTACGCTCGACCAAGACGCCGGCAGCTGCACTACAGCTGATCGAGCAACTGGCGGGCATCATCTCCCAGCCGGTCGTTCTCGACTCGGTGCGGCTGGTGGTGCACTCGACTTATGGCGTTGCCCAGTTTCCTCAGGATGGCCAGGCGCTCGACGAGCTGATGCGCCGCGCCGACCTGGCGCTGTACCAGGGAAAACACGGCGGCAAGAAGGTCATCCGTTTCTTCGACAATACCACCGACCAACACTTGGAAGAGCAATCCCGGGCGGCGCAGCTGGTGCGCGAGGCCCTCGACAATGGCTACCTGCGCACTGTCTATCAGCCCATCGTGAGCCTGGCCGATCAGCAGGTGGTGGGCTTCGAGGCACTGGCACGGCTGCATCATCCGGTTCATGGCGAAGTCTCGCCGGTGCAATTCATTCCTGCCGCCGAGCAGAGCGGGCTGATCCGAGAGTTGACGTCGAGGCTGCTCGAAATCGCCTGCACCGATGCGCTCGCCTGGCCGGCGCAGCTGCACCTGTCCTTCAACCTCAGCGCGCACGACCTGCAGGATATCGATCTTCCGGAGCGCATCATGACGATCCTCGAGCGGGTCGGTTTCCCGCCTCAGCGGCTGGAGGTGGAAGTCACCGAAACGGCCATCGTCAAGGACATTCCCCTGGCCCGCAAACACCTCGACACGCTGCGGGCACTGGGCATTCTCATCGTCATCGACGATTTCGGAACGGGTTATTCGAGCCTGGCGCAGATCAGTCGCTTCAGCTTCGACAAGCTGAAAATCGACCGCGAGTTCATCAGCGCCATGTGCGACAGCGACAAGGACGGCAAGATCGTGCGCTCGATGATCCACCTCAGCGACGGTTTGGCCATGCCAGCCGTCGCCGAGGGGATCGAGAACATCGGCCAGTTGGAGTGGCTGCACCGCGCAGGCTGTCATTTCGGCCAGGGCTATTACTTCAGCCGTGCGGTCGATGCCGAGGCGGTGCAGGCCTTGTTGGCCGAGTCGGCAAGCGACAGGCTCGGGGGCAAACGTCCGGGCCATGCCGCTGGCTAA
- a CDS encoding HIT family protein: MSLTTSYDPQNIFAQIIRGDAPCYRLYEDDDVLAFLDLFPQSFGHALVIPKRSAACNILDVDTEALCKVMAVVQKLTRVIVDELQPDGVQIAQFNGAPAGQTVFHIHVHIVPRYAGEGLGVHAAGKAEPAELEKLQARLVEAIARSGI; the protein is encoded by the coding sequence GTGTCGCTGACCACTTCCTACGATCCGCAAAACATCTTCGCCCAGATCATTCGAGGCGATGCGCCTTGCTACAGGCTTTATGAAGATGACGACGTGCTCGCCTTCCTCGATCTGTTTCCGCAGTCCTTTGGCCATGCCCTGGTGATTCCGAAGCGCTCGGCGGCGTGCAATATCCTCGATGTGGATACCGAGGCGCTGTGCAAGGTGATGGCCGTCGTGCAGAAGCTGACCCGGGTGATCGTCGACGAGTTGCAGCCCGACGGCGTGCAGATCGCGCAATTCAACGGCGCGCCGGCGGGGCAGACGGTGTTCCATATTCACGTGCACATCGTTCCCCGCTATGCCGGCGAGGGGCTGGGCGTTCATGCGGCGGGCAAGGCTGAGCCGGCCGAACTTGAAAAGCTGCAGGCGCGCCTGGTGGAGGCGATTGCCCGCTCGGGCATCTAA
- a CDS encoding VOC family protein produces MKITPYLTFDGQARDAFTLYQKVLGGTLEMMTFAQAPESEHFPAEHRERIMHVCLNLGDYQLMASDTMPGDAACGGGPYEGIKGCSISLHPKSVAEGERVFNGLAEGGQVVMPLEKTFWAERFGMFVDRFGVSWMVNCEHDAPV; encoded by the coding sequence ATGAAAATCACCCCTTATCTGACCTTCGACGGCCAGGCCCGCGACGCCTTCACGCTCTACCAGAAGGTACTGGGCGGCACGCTGGAGATGATGACTTTCGCCCAGGCGCCCGAGTCCGAGCATTTCCCCGCCGAGCATCGGGAGCGGATCATGCACGTCTGCCTGAACCTCGGCGACTATCAGTTGATGGCGTCCGACACCATGCCGGGCGACGCGGCCTGTGGTGGCGGCCCGTACGAGGGCATCAAGGGTTGCTCGATATCCCTGCATCCGAAAAGCGTTGCCGAGGGTGAGCGCGTGTTCAACGGGTTGGCCGAAGGTGGACAGGTCGTGATGCCGCTGGAAAAAACCTTCTGGGCCGAGCGTTTCGGCATGTTCGTCGACCGCTTCGGTGTGTCCTGGATGGTCAACTGCGAGCATGACGCGCCGGTCTGA
- a CDS encoding glutathione S-transferase N-terminal domain-containing protein, which produces MHDLSKFPITQKWPASYPDRLQLYSLPTPNGVKVSIMLEETGLPYEAHLVNFETNDQLSEEFLSLNPNNKIPAILDPDGPGGEPLALFESGAILLYLADKTGQFIPEDAAARYETIQWLMFQMGGIGPMFGQVGFFNKFAGKDYEDKRPRDRYVAEAQRLLGVLDKRLEGREWLMGGRYSIADIATFPWVRNLVGFYEARELVEFERFVNVQRVLDTFVARPAVAKGLNIPPRG; this is translated from the coding sequence ATGCACGACCTTTCCAAGTTCCCCATCACCCAGAAATGGCCTGCCAGCTACCCGGATCGCCTGCAACTGTATTCGCTGCCCACGCCCAACGGGGTGAAGGTATCGATCATGCTGGAAGAGACCGGCCTGCCCTACGAGGCCCACCTGGTCAATTTCGAAACCAACGACCAGCTCTCCGAAGAATTTCTGTCGCTGAACCCGAACAACAAGATTCCGGCAATTCTCGACCCGGACGGCCCCGGCGGCGAGCCGCTGGCGCTGTTCGAATCCGGTGCGATCCTGCTGTACCTGGCCGACAAGACCGGTCAGTTCATACCCGAGGACGCCGCGGCTCGCTACGAGACGATCCAATGGCTGATGTTCCAGATGGGTGGCATCGGGCCGATGTTCGGCCAGGTGGGCTTCTTCAACAAATTTGCCGGCAAGGATTACGAAGACAAGCGTCCGCGCGACCGTTACGTCGCCGAAGCCCAACGCCTGCTGGGCGTGCTGGACAAGCGCCTGGAAGGCCGCGAATGGCTCATGGGCGGCCGTTACAGCATCGCCGACATCGCCACCTTCCCGTGGGTGCGCAACCTGGTGGGCTTCTACGAAGCACGCGAGCTGGTGGAATTCGAGCGCTTCGTCAATGTGCAGCGGGTACTGGACACCTTCGTCGCGCGGCCGGCGGTGGCCAAGGGGCTGAACATCCCGCCACGCGGCTGA
- a CDS encoding YciI family protein, producing the protein MRFMVMIKANQDTEAGVMPSEEVLAAMGQYNEELVNAGVMLGGEGLHPSSRGARVRFSDGQTSVVDGPFAETRELIAGYWLFQTGSLQETIDWVKRCPTSAIGDSEIEIRQIFEAEDFGAEFTPELREQEDRLRARISQ; encoded by the coding sequence ATGCGATTCATGGTGATGATCAAGGCCAACCAGGACACCGAAGCGGGCGTGATGCCCAGCGAGGAGGTGCTCGCAGCCATGGGCCAGTACAACGAGGAGCTGGTGAATGCCGGTGTCATGCTGGGCGGCGAAGGCTTGCATCCGAGCAGCCGGGGCGCACGGGTGCGCTTCAGCGACGGGCAGACATCGGTGGTTGACGGTCCGTTCGCCGAAACCCGCGAGCTGATTGCCGGCTATTGGCTGTTCCAGACCGGATCGCTGCAAGAAACCATCGACTGGGTGAAACGTTGCCCGACATCCGCCATCGGCGATTCTGAAATCGAAATCCGGCAGATTTTCGAAGCCGAAGACTTCGGCGCCGAATTCACCCCCGAGTTGCGCGAGCAGGAAGATCGTTTGCGCGCACGGATCAGCCAGTAA
- a CDS encoding serine hydrolase domain-containing protein, whose translation MAGESASLRLPCAVTCSQSRLHRHGVWFRRFGAVICLASLYAPADAQQLTAAQSDPIKLGWMQGFPPPADKLIGQPDSDYFSFPKLRWSVCHIRELLPTEAVSRGLDAPAPLRQALDSSIDAVRFTPLGSSKSMTWEQSLAANYTDGIVVLHQGRVVYERYFGCLDERGKHAAMSMTKSLTGLLAEVLVAEGGLDDQAKVAAVIPELASSAFGDATVRQVMDMTTALDFSEDYANPEAQIWTYSAAANPLPKPADYQGPIGYYAYLQTVAKAGTHGEAFGYKTVNSDVLGWIIARVTGKAVSELVSERLWQRMGTEQDAYYTVDALGTPFAGGGLSAGLRDMARLGQLMLDEGLHNGERLFPAEAVRTIRAGGDKQLFAKAGYSTLPGGSYRAMWWILHNDHGAFAARGVHGQTLYIDPTAQTVIARFASHPSAKNADNDPTSLPAYQALADHLMQKRPTLIQLRRGEPRPAPASDHPHRTPDGWFGPADAPVGHLASTRCCGWIR comes from the coding sequence ATGGCAGGCGAAAGCGCATCACTCCGGCTGCCCTGCGCAGTCACCTGTTCGCAAAGTCGGCTACACCGCCATGGCGTGTGGTTCAGGCGGTTCGGCGCGGTGATCTGCCTGGCCAGCCTGTACGCACCGGCCGACGCTCAGCAACTGACGGCGGCGCAGTCCGATCCAATCAAGCTGGGCTGGATGCAGGGCTTCCCGCCTCCGGCAGATAAGCTGATCGGCCAGCCGGACTCGGACTACTTCAGTTTCCCCAAACTTCGCTGGTCGGTTTGCCACATCCGCGAGCTGCTGCCCACCGAGGCCGTCAGTCGGGGCCTGGATGCGCCGGCGCCGTTGCGCCAAGCGCTCGACAGCAGCATCGATGCCGTGAGGTTCACGCCGCTCGGCTCGAGCAAATCGATGACTTGGGAACAGTCGCTGGCAGCGAACTACACCGACGGCATCGTTGTGCTGCATCAGGGCCGAGTCGTTTACGAACGCTATTTCGGCTGCCTCGACGAGCGTGGCAAACATGCGGCGATGTCGATGACCAAATCACTCACCGGCCTGCTCGCCGAGGTGCTGGTTGCAGAGGGCGGCCTCGATGATCAGGCAAAAGTAGCAGCGGTCATCCCCGAGCTCGCCTCCAGCGCTTTTGGTGACGCCACCGTCCGACAGGTCATGGACATGACGACGGCGCTTGATTTCAGCGAGGACTACGCCAACCCCGAAGCGCAGATCTGGACCTACAGCGCCGCGGCCAATCCGCTCCCGAAACCGGCCGACTACCAGGGCCCGATCGGGTATTACGCCTACCTGCAGACGGTCGCCAAAGCTGGCACACATGGCGAGGCGTTTGGCTACAAGACGGTCAACAGCGACGTCCTTGGCTGGATCATCGCCCGCGTGACCGGCAAGGCGGTGAGCGAGCTGGTTTCCGAACGCCTGTGGCAACGCATGGGTACCGAGCAGGACGCCTACTACACCGTAGACGCACTGGGTACGCCATTCGCAGGCGGCGGTCTGAGCGCCGGCTTGCGGGACATGGCCAGGCTCGGGCAATTGATGCTCGATGAAGGCCTGCACAACGGCGAACGATTGTTTCCCGCCGAAGCCGTACGGACCATTCGCGCGGGCGGGGACAAGCAGCTATTCGCCAAGGCCGGTTACAGCACACTACCCGGCGGCAGTTACCGTGCCATGTGGTGGATATTGCATAACGACCATGGCGCTTTCGCTGCACGGGGTGTGCATGGGCAAACCCTCTACATCGATCCAACCGCGCAGACGGTGATTGCCCGATTCGCGTCGCACCCTTCGGCTAAAAACGCTGATAACGACCCCACGTCGTTGCCGGCTTATCAGGCGCTGGCCGACCACCTGATGCAAAAGCGACCAACACTGATCCAGCTGCGGCGCGGCGAACCGCGCCCTGCGCCCGCCTCGGATCACCCTCACCGCACGCCCGATGGCTGGTTCGGTCCCGCCGACGCGCCGGTTGGCCATCTGGCATCTACGCGCTGCTGCGGCTGGATTCGCTAA